The Brassica oleracea var. oleracea cultivar TO1000 chromosome C6, BOL, whole genome shotgun sequence genomic interval TTTGCCACGTCACTTAAAAAAAAAATATTTACGAAATTGCCACTACGGACAAATAAGTCTGCCGATTTAAATCTGTAACACGTTATGACAGTTTATCTAGGCTATCGCAGATTTATAATAAACCACAGACTTATCAAAAACGACTTAATTTCGTCAAAGACTTTCAGTATAAGTTTACTATTCATTACCATAGATTTATTTAAGTTGGCAGTTTTTTTTAAGTTAGCAGCCTTTTCATAGCAGTTTTCTTTCGTATGATAGCAGATTTTTAATATGTCGTAGACTTTACAAAGTAAACCAAAATGTTGTCGTAGACTTTTTTGTAGTTTGGCATATTATTTCATTTTCGAGGTAGCAGACTTATATTTGTTTTATTTACTTACAGCAAACATTTCGAATAAGTATCCTTCGTGGCATACTTATAAATTAATTACAAAAATAACTCTATTTGATAGCAAGCTTTTATGTACTGTGTAGCATATTTAATTTTACGAGGTATCAGCAGACCTTTTAATTTGGTGGATTCCGGTTTAGTAAATTAACCAATTTGAATTAAAAAATCCGGTTAACTTATCTAATTCCAAAAAGGGTTAACTAATGAACAAAAAAACAATAACTAACCTAGGTCACGATTTATGTTTAGCCGTAACATCTTCTTCTCCCACAAGTCACGATTTCTGTTTTTTGACAAGTGGATTACGCTCAAGTTCCCAAGGAAAATTTATGGAGGAAGTTATAGCAGTTTGTGGCCAGTGGTTACTAGAGAAGGAAAGGTGGATGTTTCACGTTGATAAGAGAAGAGGAAGCAAAGTTATTCCTGTAACTGACAATACAAACTTCGAAGATATGATAAACATGGTTTATGAGGACTACAGGTTAGATAAGAGACATATTTGTATCGAGTTGAGTTACATGCTCAGTAGGAAGAGTTTCTTGAAGCTAACTCTTGACACACCACCAGTGAGAATTGGGAATTTCCGTCAATTACAAGGTTTCTTTCGTCACCTGAAGTCTGACCACGTTCGGCTATGCGTGGAGGTCACTTGCAGAGTCAATAGGAAGACGATGGAAAAGAGCACTCATGGAGGTGTCGTGAATCAATCTGATCATAGTCCTGCTGAAGACTCAGACACCGATGGAGAGCGGTTTGACTATTGTGATGATTCAGATGGTGCGACATCAGATGATGAGGACTTTATAGCCTACGGAGTACCTCCAGGAGTAGATATAAATACGAGGAAATGGCACACGCCAAAGGTGGGGCTAGCAACTACATTGAAAAAAACAAAGGCTGTAACTACGCATGGCAGACAACAATTGAGTTCACTAAATATAGTTGTTGGCCAAAGTTTTGAGTCCAAGTTTGCATTGAAAACAAGACTTCAGATGCTGACGGTAGTGCAACAATTTGATTACGATGTCGACTACTCAACACCTGATCTGTTAGTAGTAAAGTGTTGGGTTAGAGGTTGTAGTTGGAAATTAAGAGCATCACCAACAAGTGATAGTCCTCACTTTACTGTACGCGGCTATGTTTCAGAACATACTTGTTCAGTTACAGAAAGATCAGCTCGTTGCAGACAAGCAACACCAGAGATTCTTGGAGCTTTATACACTGAATTCATTGGTGGAGTGGAGCCAAGCATTTTGCCCAGTCATGTGATGCAGTCGCTTAACATGTGCTTTGGAATAAAGATTGACTACTGGAAAGCTCATAGGACGCTGCAATATGCAAGAGAATTGGTTAGGGGATCTGCTGAGAGTGGATATAATGATTTACTTGCTTATCTACACATGATTAGGGAGGCAAATCCTGGGACATTCACTCGCCTAGAGGTAGATTCTAGTGACAGATTCAAGTATCTTTTCCTCGCATTTGGTGCTAGCATCAAGGGGTTTCCATTCATGAGGAAGGTTGTTGTTGTCGATGGCACATTCTTGCAAGGAAAGTACAAAGGGACTCTACTAATTGCGTCATCACAGGATGGCAATTTTCAGATTTTTCCAATTGCATTTGCGATAGTCGATACGGAGAACGATGAATCATGGAAGTGGTTTTTCAGACAACTCAACTGTGTGATTCCGGATGACGAAAAACTTGCTATTATTTCAGATAGACACAAATCAATTGGAAATGCAATTACCCATGTATATCCAAAGGCCAGCCGTGGAGTTTGTACTTATCACTTATACAAGAATGTGTTGGGAAAGTTTAGAGGTCGGGAGTTGTTTGGCTTGGTTAAAAAGGCAGCAAATTCATACAGACTTTCAGATTTTGAGACCATATTTGAGGAGATCAAATCAATGCATCCGGCATTGCATGGCTACTTGCACAAAGCAGATGTAAGGAAGTGGGCACGTGCTCATTTTCCTGGTGATAGGTATAATTTGACTACAACTAACATAGCCGAATCTATAAATAGAGTGCTTTCAGATGCAAGGAGTTTACCCGTTGTAAGACTTTTAGAAGCAATAAGGCAAATGATGACGCGCTGGTTTTCGACTCGGAAGAATGATGCATATTTGATGAAAACAACTTTAACTCGTGGAGTAGAGAAGCTTTTAGAGGTAAACATGAGTTTCTAAAATGAACTATTATTTATGGAACACAAAACTAACATTGCAGACATACTTGTGTAGGGTCGTGTACAATTCGCTAAGCTTTTAAACGTACAACAGATAGATAATCACCAATATCAGGTGTCAAGTGTCTCATCTACAAACATAGTGAATCTGACTCAGCGGAGATGTTCATGCCGCAGATTTGACTTGGAAAAATTACCTTGCGTTCATGCAATTGCAGCAGCTGAGGCGAGAAAGTTATCAAGGATTTCATTGTGTCATCCATACTACCGTTCGAATTATTTGTACAATGCTTACTCCACATCAATAATGCCAAGAGATTCTGAGACGCAGGTACCTGAAAATGTCGAAGGCAAAATTTGTTTGCCACCTGAGGTTCGACAACCACCAGGGAGACCCAAAAAATCAAGAATGAAATCTTGGTTTGAGAAAGTTGAAAGTAATAAACGCCCAAGAAAAGAGCATAAATGTTCAATTTGTAATCAGGTTGGTCACAATTGTAAAACATGTCCTGTTGGTTAGTCAATTTGACTGACTTGTTTTTTTGTTTTTGTTTGCACTTGTTTCTTGT includes:
- the LOC106297329 gene encoding uncharacterized protein LOC106297329, producing the protein MEEVIAVCGQWLLEKERWMFHVDKRRGSKVIPVTDNTNFEDMINMVYEDYRLDKRHICIELSYMLSRKSFLKLTLDTPPVRIGNFRQLQGFFRHLKSDHVRLCVEVTCRVNRKTMEKSTHGGVVNQSDHSPAEDSDTDGERFDYCDDSDGATSDDEDFIAYGVPPGVDINTRKWHTPKVGLATTLKKTKAVTTHGRQQLSSLNIVVGQSFESKFALKTRLQMLTVVQQFDYDVDYSTPDLLVVKCWVRGCSWKLRASPTSDSPHFTVRGYVSEHTCSVTERSARCRQATPEILGALYTEFIGGVEPSILPSHVMQSLNMCFGIKIDYWKAHRTLQYARELVRGSAESGYNDLLAYLHMIREANPGTFTRLEVDSSDRFKYLFLAFGASIKGFPFMRKVVVVDGTFLQGKYKGTLLIASSQDGNFQIFPIAFAIVDTENDESWKWFFRQLNCVIPDDEKLAIISDRHKSIGNAITHVYPKASRGVCTYHLYKNVLGKFRGRELFGLVKKAANSYRLSDFETIFEEIKSMHPALHGYLHKADVRKWARAHFPGDRYNLTTTNIAESINRVLSDARSLPVVRLLEAIRQMMTRWFSTRKNDAYLMKTTLTRGVEKLLEVNMSF